In Candidatus Bathyarchaeia archaeon, one DNA window encodes the following:
- a CDS encoding DUF5362 family protein encodes MTEVVEKGLKKIGITMSKPLLAILCIIFGILVILIPDLVGIILGIFLIIEGVLLLTEHLELRKQQQQSSQQ; translated from the coding sequence ATGACCGAAGTCGTTGAGAAAGGATTGAAAAAGATAGGCATAACCATGTCTAAACCGTTGCTGGCGATCTTATGCATAATCTTCGGCATCCTTGTGATTCTCATACCAGACCTTGTCGGGATCATATTGGGCATATTCCTCATAATTGAGGGCGTTCTATTGCTGACGGAGCATCTCGAGCTGAGAAAACAGCAGCAACAGTCATCACAACAGTAA
- a CDS encoding M42 family metallopeptidase, with protein sequence MTIVEILEKLSNACGVAGREDEVKKIMKDFLKPCVNEISEDKLGNIIGVKKGKKNAPKVMLAAHMDEIGLFVKTISKDGFLQFTKIGGIDDRILLAQKVIVHTEKGPLHGIIGSKPPHIQKEEERKKVFTYDELFVDIGAESQEEAKKMGVKIGDPVSFDIKFARIGNDVVIGKAFDDRVGCAVMIEAMKMLKETECTIYAVGTVQEEVGLRGATVAAFGIYPDVGIALDVTVAGDVPGVKEVEAPVKMRRGPAIEIADMGLITHPKVLRLLVEAAEENNIPYQLETGLPGSTDAARIALTREGVPSGVISVPTRYIHSPASMVSLKDVENAVKLTVAALQKIPRYF encoded by the coding sequence GTGACGATCGTTGAAATATTAGAGAAACTTTCAAACGCTTGTGGAGTGGCTGGACGGGAAGACGAAGTTAAAAAAATTATGAAGGATTTTTTAAAACCTTGCGTGAATGAGATTTCAGAGGATAAGCTTGGAAACATCATAGGCGTCAAAAAGGGCAAGAAGAACGCGCCGAAGGTTATGCTGGCCGCCCACATGGACGAGATAGGGCTTTTTGTAAAAACTATTTCCAAGGATGGCTTCCTCCAGTTCACGAAGATCGGCGGGATAGATGACCGCATTCTGCTGGCGCAAAAAGTGATAGTTCACACGGAGAAGGGTCCCCTGCATGGGATTATTGGCTCCAAGCCTCCCCACATACAGAAGGAAGAGGAACGTAAGAAAGTGTTCACTTATGATGAGCTCTTCGTAGACATCGGCGCGGAAAGCCAAGAAGAAGCCAAGAAAATGGGCGTCAAAATAGGCGACCCAGTGAGTTTTGACATAAAATTCGCCAGAATAGGAAATGATGTTGTAATTGGAAAGGCCTTTGACGATAGAGTTGGCTGTGCAGTGATGATTGAAGCCATGAAAATGTTGAAGGAAACAGAGTGCACCATTTATGCTGTTGGAACAGTTCAGGAGGAAGTTGGCCTAAGGGGCGCCACGGTGGCGGCCTTCGGCATATACCCCGATGTCGGCATAGCTCTTGACGTGACGGTGGCAGGCGACGTTCCAGGCGTCAAAGAGGTGGAGGCTCCCGTGAAAATGAGGAGGGGACCAGCCATAGAAATTGCGGATATGGGTTTAATCACGCATCCCAAAGTACTGCGGCTTCTCGTGGAAGCAGCTGAGGAAAACAACATTCCATACCAGCTTGAAACTGGGCTGCCCGGCTCAACGGATGCTGCCCGTATAGCCCTGACGAGGGAAGGCGTTCCGAGCGGCGTTATATCGGTGCCAACCCGCTACATCCATAGCCCTGCATCCATGGTAAGTCTCAAAGACGTGGAAAACGCCGTAAAGCTAACGGTGGCGGCCCTCCAGAAGATCCCAAGATACTTTTAG
- a CDS encoding archease, which produces MVRMAEAMKRRKGYKFLEHTADAYIAAYGEDLAEAFENAAVAMFDVITDVEKVNPEIEDYVEVSGEDEYALLYNWLEALLVKSEVEGMLYSKFEIRELNRENGGFRLKAKVWGEKFNPEKHVQKVGVKAVTYHQMEITREKGKTVAKFILDI; this is translated from the coding sequence ATGGTTAGGATGGCAGAAGCCATGAAGAGGCGGAAAGGCTACAAGTTTCTTGAGCACACGGCAGATGCCTACATAGCTGCTTATGGTGAGGACCTAGCTGAAGCCTTTGAGAACGCCGCCGTCGCCATGTTTGATGTTATAACCGACGTGGAAAAAGTTAACCCGGAAATCGAGGACTATGTTGAGGTTTCAGGAGAGGACGAGTATGCGTTGCTTTACAATTGGCTTGAAGCGCTGCTTGTCAAGTCGGAAGTTGAGGGGATGCTTTACTCAAAGTTTGAAATTCGAGAATTAAACAGGGAGAATGGCGGTTTTAGGCTTAAAGCCAAGGTCTGGGGTGAAAAGTTCAATCCAGAGAAGCACGTGCAGAAGGTGGGCGTTAAGGCTGTCACCTACCATCAAATGGAGATAACAAGGGAGAAGGGCAAAACTGTTGCCAAATTCATCCTAGACATTTAA
- a CDS encoding nucleoside monophosphate kinase, producing MKRARGMVNLIIFGAPGSGKGTYASRLKERLDVEVIATGDIFREMIKADTPLGRKVREYVEKGLLVPDDITLEVLKQSLAKIPKGKGFILDGYPRTVWQAEALDKIAKVDAVIHLIVPDWIIIERLSSRRICQNCGAIYNLLFLKPKRDLACDKCGGPLYQRLDDTPEVIKKRIEVYEKQTQPLLDYYRGKGVPFVEAKCDKLETPPEVIVEEILEGLKKLKLV from the coding sequence TTGAAAAGGGCGAGAGGCATGGTGAACCTCATAATCTTTGGGGCACCAGGCTCGGGGAAGGGAACCTACGCATCAAGGCTTAAGGAAAGACTTGACGTTGAAGTCATAGCCACAGGCGACATTTTCAGGGAGATGATTAAGGCGGACACGCCGCTGGGCAGAAAGGTTAGGGAATACGTGGAAAAGGGCTTACTGGTTCCAGACGATATAACGCTGGAGGTTCTGAAACAAAGTTTGGCTAAAATCCCAAAAGGTAAGGGGTTCATCCTCGACGGCTACCCGCGAACAGTATGGCAGGCCGAAGCCTTAGATAAAATCGCCAAAGTAGACGCGGTAATCCACCTTATCGTGCCGGACTGGATAATAATCGAGCGTTTGTCTTCTAGGCGTATATGCCAAAACTGCGGTGCCATATACAACCTGCTCTTCCTAAAACCAAAAAGGGATCTGGCGTGCGACAAGTGTGGTGGGCCCCTTTACCAGCGTCTAGACGACACACCGGAGGTTATTAAGAAACGCATTGAGGTCTACGAGAAACAGACGCAGCCGCTCCTAGACTATTATAGGGGTAAGGGCGTGCCCTTCGTGGAGGCTAAATGCGATAAACTTGAGACGCCGCCCGAGGTTATTGTCGAGGAAATACTGGAGGGCTTGAAGAAATTAAAACTCGTATAA
- a CDS encoding MBL fold metallo-hydrolase codes for MTTVRVNEQIYMVDVKTAGQKNFIASYILMGERAIIVETGPISSVQNLIHSLEELGVKADEVAYVAVSHVHLDHAGGVGPVLKRFPMAKVVVHERGAAHLANPEKLWQQAQTVLGPVAHIYGKPEPVPHDKIVAAHDGMVLDAGGGIMLKVLETVGHAPHHLSFHEPLSNGVFTGDSAGIYLNEIDVVVPTTPPPFRLDMALASLGKMANLKPSTLYYTHFGKAEKAAEKLQAYARQLKLWASIAKEVLEKGESLETMRQKILERDEAAKKAAEYVKAHKVFSETSIVGSMLGIFDYVKNFGLP; via the coding sequence ATGACCACCGTGAGGGTTAACGAACAAATCTACATGGTTGACGTCAAGACAGCTGGACAGAAAAACTTCATTGCCAGCTACATTTTGATGGGCGAAAGAGCGATAATAGTTGAAACAGGACCCATATCCTCGGTTCAGAACCTTATTCACAGCCTAGAAGAGCTCGGCGTAAAAGCTGATGAGGTTGCGTATGTTGCCGTTTCTCATGTGCACCTAGATCATGCTGGGGGAGTTGGACCAGTGCTTAAGCGTTTCCCAATGGCGAAAGTTGTTGTTCACGAACGTGGAGCAGCTCATCTTGCAAATCCGGAAAAGCTCTGGCAACAAGCGCAAACAGTGCTTGGGCCTGTTGCCCACATTTATGGTAAACCTGAACCAGTTCCACATGACAAAATTGTGGCGGCGCATGATGGAATGGTTTTAGATGCCGGCGGCGGCATTATGCTTAAGGTTTTGGAAACGGTTGGACATGCCCCCCATCACTTGAGCTTTCATGAACCATTAAGTAATGGCGTATTTACAGGCGACTCTGCTGGGATATACTTGAATGAGATAGACGTTGTCGTCCCAACGACTCCTCCACCGTTCCGCTTGGACATGGCGCTGGCTTCCCTAGGTAAAATGGCAAATCTGAAGCCCTCAACACTGTACTACACCCATTTTGGCAAAGCGGAAAAGGCTGCGGAAAAGCTTCAGGCATATGCGAGACAACTAAAGCTCTGGGCAAGCATAGCCAAGGAAGTGCTTGAGAAAGGCGAAAGTCTAGAGACGATGCGTCAAAAAATCCTCGAACGGGACGAGGCTGCAAAAAAAGCTGCCGAATATGTCAAGGCGCATAAGGTTTTCAGCGAAACATCCATCGTGGGGAGCATGCTTGGAATCTTTGATTATGTGAAAAACTTTGGATTACCCTGA
- a CDS encoding RtcB family protein, translating to MGEEGEGRPPSEKVPLEKVNDYTWRIPKYKPGMRVPGIVFANKELLEKMQTDRTLEQCANVAHLPGIYKYSITLPDGHEGYGFPIGGVAATDYEEGVISPGGVGYDINCGVRLLTTNLTEKDIRPKLVELTNTIFENVPCGLGSRRKDFKVSIHDLDRLVVEGVEWAIDQGLGWDEDAEHCEERGCMKNANPDKVSTNAKNRGLPQIGTLGSGNHFLEIQKVDKIYDERTAKAFGIEQEGQVTVMIHCGSRGYGHQICSDYLRVMERAVHKYKIVLPDRELACAPGTSKEAEDYYEAMACAINYAFVNRQAIMHWVRQSFQQVFKLDPEKFGLKLLYDVAHNIAKIETHKVNGETKKVWVHRKGATRAFPPGHPEIPADYRSVGQPVIIPGSMGTSSWLLVGTEKAMEISFGSTAHGAGRMLSRAAAKKRFFGGDVKRSLEQRGIAVRAASAVVLAEEADPAYKNVDIVADVSHKVGIATKVARLVPLAVVKG from the coding sequence ATGGGTGAAGAAGGCGAAGGCAGACCTCCCTCCGAAAAGGTTCCCCTTGAGAAGGTTAATGATTACACTTGGCGCATTCCAAAATACAAGCCTGGAATGAGGGTTCCAGGCATAGTTTTCGCCAACAAGGAATTGTTGGAGAAGATGCAAACGGACAGAACCCTTGAACAGTGCGCTAACGTTGCCCACTTACCCGGCATATACAAGTATTCCATAACATTGCCAGACGGCCATGAGGGCTACGGCTTTCCAATAGGAGGTGTAGCGGCAACAGACTACGAAGAGGGTGTCATAAGCCCCGGTGGAGTAGGCTATGATATAAACTGTGGTGTCCGTCTCTTGACAACGAACCTCACTGAAAAAGATATTAGACCCAAGCTTGTCGAGCTTACAAACACCATCTTCGAGAATGTTCCCTGCGGTTTGGGAAGCCGCAGAAAAGATTTCAAAGTGTCAATTCACGATCTAGACCGGCTTGTCGTCGAAGGCGTTGAATGGGCCATTGATCAGGGCTTAGGATGGGATGAGGACGCTGAGCACTGTGAAGAGCGGGGATGCATGAAAAACGCCAACCCGGACAAGGTCTCAACCAACGCCAAAAACCGGGGTCTCCCACAAATAGGCACCTTGGGCTCAGGAAATCACTTCCTCGAAATCCAAAAAGTCGACAAAATCTACGACGAGAGAACAGCCAAAGCCTTCGGAATAGAACAGGAGGGCCAAGTGACGGTTATGATTCACTGCGGCTCAAGAGGCTACGGCCACCAAATCTGCTCAGACTACTTGAGAGTTATGGAACGTGCAGTCCACAAATACAAAATCGTCCTACCGGACCGCGAGTTGGCATGTGCCCCCGGAACCAGCAAAGAGGCTGAAGACTACTATGAAGCCATGGCATGCGCCATCAACTATGCCTTTGTAAACCGCCAAGCCATAATGCATTGGGTTAGGCAGAGCTTCCAGCAAGTTTTCAAGCTGGACCCAGAAAAGTTCGGCCTAAAACTATTGTATGATGTGGCCCACAACATCGCCAAAATCGAAACCCACAAAGTGAATGGCGAAACAAAGAAGGTTTGGGTTCACAGAAAAGGCGCCACGAGGGCTTTCCCGCCCGGCCATCCCGAAATCCCGGCGGACTATCGAAGCGTGGGCCAACCCGTGATAATCCCCGGAAGCATGGGAACAAGTTCATGGCTCTTAGTCGGCACAGAAAAAGCCATGGAAATAAGCTTCGGCTCAACAGCCCACGGAGCCGGAAGAATGCTAAGCCGCGCCGCAGCCAAGAAAAGATTCTTCGGCGGAGATGTCAAAAGAAGCCTTGAACAGCGAGGCATAGCCGTCCGGGCGGCCAGCGCCGTTGTATTGGCGGAGGAAGCAGATCCGGCATACAAAAACGTGGACATAGTGGCGGATGTGAGCCACAAGGTCGGCATAGCCACAAAAGTCGCTAGGCTCGTGCCGCTGGCAGTGGTTAAGGGCTAA
- a CDS encoding tautomerase family protein, producing the protein MPVVHVYVWEGFGKDKTKTLIQGITKVFGGLGVPENVVEVLVHEVPKSNWGIGGEPASEKFKDKP; encoded by the coding sequence ATGCCCGTAGTTCATGTGTATGTTTGGGAGGGCTTTGGAAAAGACAAAACAAAAACATTGATTCAAGGCATAACAAAAGTTTTTGGAGGTTTAGGTGTCCCAGAAAACGTTGTGGAGGTCCTCGTGCACGAAGTTCCTAAATCCAATTGGGGCATAGGCGGCGAACCAGCTTCAGAAAAGTTCAAGGACAAACCGTAA
- a CDS encoding HAD family hydrolase produces the protein MPEIKAVLFDFIGTLVNVKGYSLENSKMKLYRAIVDAGFNVSQKDFLDAYTEAHEKYRVIRYQKFVEVTNAVWISEALNNLGFETTPDDWRIKAAVNVFFEDYVSSFRLRRCAKQILRMLYGNYKLGLVSNFTYAPVIYAGARKVGISNFFNIILVSDAVGWRKPHAKIFEEALGRLGVKAEETLFVGDSPDEDIRGAKQLGMKTIFVASQFFPFKKLLESGQQPDVTARSLCEAGKKIQEIIGAL, from the coding sequence TTGCCTGAAATAAAGGCTGTTTTGTTTGATTTCATTGGCACACTGGTCAACGTGAAAGGCTACAGCCTGGAAAACTCAAAAATGAAGCTTTATAGGGCCATTGTGGATGCGGGTTTCAATGTGAGCCAAAAGGACTTTTTGGATGCATACACGGAGGCACATGAAAAGTATAGGGTTATCCGCTACCAGAAGTTTGTTGAGGTTACGAATGCCGTTTGGATTTCAGAAGCATTAAACAATTTGGGTTTTGAGACAACCCCTGATGACTGGCGCATAAAGGCGGCTGTTAACGTTTTCTTTGAGGATTATGTGAGTTCGTTTAGGCTTAGAAGGTGCGCAAAGCAGATTTTGCGAATGCTCTATGGGAACTACAAGCTTGGCTTGGTTTCAAACTTCACCTACGCACCAGTGATATATGCGGGGGCTAGAAAAGTTGGAATAAGCAACTTCTTCAATATAATACTGGTTTCAGATGCCGTGGGATGGCGCAAGCCTCATGCAAAAATCTTTGAGGAAGCCTTGGGAAGGCTTGGGGTGAAGGCTGAGGAAACCCTTTTTGTTGGAGACAGCCCAGACGAGGATATTAGGGGCGCAAAACAGCTTGGCATGAAAACAATATTTGTGGCTTCCCAGTTTTTCCCGTTTAAAAAGTTGTTGGAGAGTGGCCAGCAGCCAGACGTCACTGCAAGAAGTCTCTGCGAGGCAGGAAAGAAAATTCAGGAGATTATCGGCGCTTTGTAA
- a CDS encoding P-loop NTPase, giving the protein MKALKGSNSNVDPRINIIEKRLEKVRRLIAVSSGKGGVGKSLVASVLALTLLDKGFEVGLFDADFTSPSTHRILGVRRLEIREEKGIVPMHVHGLKYMSIVAFSGEETLPLRGADISNILIELFSTTLWGSLDYLIIDMPPGISDATLDIIRLVRRSEFLVVSTPSMLALETVEKLLRLLKELKVPVVGVLENMKMGQSFTIKDRINEMGVSFLGELPFDLKVEEALGDVDALAKTAFARKLAEIVPQIISPHV; this is encoded by the coding sequence TTGAAAGCATTAAAGGGATCAAATAGTAATGTGGATCCGCGGATAAACATCATAGAAAAGAGGCTTGAAAAAGTTAGAAGGCTTATCGCCGTTTCAAGCGGCAAGGGCGGCGTAGGCAAAAGCTTGGTTGCATCGGTTCTCGCATTAACTCTCTTAGACAAGGGCTTTGAGGTCGGACTTTTTGACGCAGATTTCACAAGTCCATCAACCCATAGAATCTTAGGTGTTAGAAGACTTGAGATTAGGGAGGAAAAGGGTATAGTGCCAATGCATGTTCACGGTTTAAAGTACATGTCAATCGTGGCTTTCTCCGGCGAAGAAACTTTGCCGCTGCGAGGTGCGGACATCTCAAACATTCTAATAGAGCTTTTTTCCACAACGCTATGGGGCAGTCTGGACTACCTGATAATCGATATGCCTCCGGGAATAAGTGATGCAACCCTCGACATAATTAGACTTGTAAGGAGAAGCGAGTTCCTGGTTGTAAGTACGCCTTCCATGCTTGCCCTTGAAACTGTTGAAAAACTCTTGAGGCTTTTAAAGGAGTTAAAAGTGCCCGTTGTAGGCGTCCTCGAAAACATGAAGATGGGACAAAGCTTCACCATTAAAGATAGGATAAATGAAATGGGCGTCTCCTTCCTGGGAGAGCTGCCCTTCGATTTAAAGGTTGAGGAAGCTTTGGGGGATGTAGATGCGCTTGCCAAAACGGCATTCGCTAGAAAGCTAGCTGAAATTGTTCCCCAAATTATTTCTCCGCATGTCTAG
- the hypA gene encoding hydrogenase nickel incorporation protein HypA → MHEWALAEAIIKSTLEIAEKEGLAEVREVKIKVGELQQVEVDILKFALSELRVGKLENAEFMIETIKAELLCRACGHKWSFSQNKLDREAAEAVHFVPEIVHAYIKCPECGSPDFEILEGRGIVIESIKGIK, encoded by the coding sequence ATGCACGAATGGGCTTTAGCTGAAGCCATAATCAAGTCTACTCTTGAAATAGCCGAGAAAGAGGGATTAGCGGAGGTAAGAGAGGTTAAAATAAAGGTTGGTGAACTCCAGCAGGTGGAAGTAGACATTTTGAAGTTCGCTCTTTCCGAGCTTAGAGTTGGCAAACTAGAAAATGCCGAGTTTATGATAGAAACTATCAAGGCTGAATTGCTCTGCCGGGCGTGTGGACATAAGTGGAGTTTCAGCCAAAACAAACTGGATAGGGAGGCTGCGGAGGCGGTGCACTTCGTCCCAGAGATTGTGCACGCCTACATTAAATGCCCAGAATGCGGCAGCCCAGACTTCGAAATTCTTGAGGGGAGAGGCATCGTAATTGAAAGCATTAAAGGGATCAAATAG